A genomic region of Castor canadensis chromosome 16, mCasCan1.hap1v2, whole genome shotgun sequence contains the following coding sequences:
- the LOC109695837 gene encoding galectin-7-like, which produces MSSSVPHKTSLPRGICAGSVLRIRGILPGSASRFHVNLLCSEDQGADAALHVNPRLDTSEVVFNSKEQGGWGREERGAGMPFQRGQPFEVLLIATDDGFKVVVGDSHYHHFRHRVPLARVRVLEVGGDVLLDSVKVF; this is translated from the exons ATGAGCTCT AGTGTCCCCCACAAGACCTCGCTGCCTCGGGGCATCTGTGCCGGCTCCGTGCTGAGGATCCGGGGCATCCTTCCCGGCTCGGCCAGCAG GTTCCACGTGAACCTGCTGTGCAGCGAGGACCAGGGCGCGGACGCCGCCCTGCACGTTAACCCGCGGCTGGACACGTCCGAGGTGGTGTTCAACAGCAAGGAGCAGGGCGGCTGGGGCCGCGAGGAGCGGGGCGCGGGCATGCCGTTCCAGCGCGGGCAGCCCTTCGAGGTGCTCCTCATCGCCACCGACGACGGCTTCAAG GTGGTGGTCGGGGACAGCCACTACCACCACTTCCGCCACCGGGTGCCGCTGGCGCGCGTGCGCGTGCTGGAGGTGGGCGGCGACGTGCTGCTGGACTCGGTCAAGGTCTTCTGA